ATAGATGAAGATGTAAAAGCAAATATTGAAGTAAGTGATGCAGGAAGTGTAAAAGAAGCAGATGGAGCAACTTTAACATATTCAGTAAAACTATCAAACGCAGTTGGATCAGATGTAGAAGTAGATTTAACAACAGGTGGAGATGCTACAAGAGGTAGTGATTATGAAAATACATTACAATACTCAACAGATGGTGGAACAACATGGTTAGATGTACCAGCAACTGGAAAAGTAACTCTGCCAGCAGATGGATCTTCAGTTCTTGTAAAAGTAACAGTAAAAGATGATGCAATAACTGAAAATGATGAAACAGTAACATTAACAGCAACAACAACAGATGCACAAATTACAACACAAACTGCAACAGGAACAGGAACAATCACAGATGATAAAGGACCAGATGCTCCAATAGATGAAGATGTAAAAGCAAATATTGAAGTAAGTGATGCAGGAAGTGTAAAAGAAGCAGATGGAGCAACTTTAACATATTCAGTAAAACTATCAAACGCAGTTGGATCAGATGTAGAAGTAGATTTAACAACAGGTGGAGATGCTACAAGAGGTAGTGATTATGAAAATACATTACAATACTCAACAGATGGTGGAACAACATGGTTAGATGTACCAGCAACTGGAAAAGTAACTCTGCCAGCAGATGGATCTTCAGTTCTTGTAAAAGTAACAGTAAAAGATGATGCAATAACTGAAAATGATGAAACAGTAACATTAACAGCAACAACAACAGATGCACAAATTACAACACAAACTGCAACAGGAACAGGAACAATCACAGATGATAAAGGACCAGATGCTCCAATAGATGAAGATGTAAAAGCAAATATTGAAGTAAGTGATGCAGGAAGTGTAAAAGAAGCAGATGGAGCAACTTTAACATATTCAGTAAAACTATCAAACGCAGTTGGATCAGATGTAGAAGTAGATTTAACAACAGGTGGAGATGCTACAAGAGGTAGTGATTATGAAAATACATTACAATACTCAACAGATGGTGGAACAACATGGTTAGATGTACCAGCAACTGGAAAAGTAACTCTGCCAGCAGATGGATCTTCAGTTCTTGTAAAAGTAACAGTAAAAGATGATGCAATAACTGAAAATGATGAAACAGTAACATTAACAGCAACAACAACAGATGCACAAATTACAACACAAACTGCAACAGGAACAGGAACAATCACAGATGATAAAGGACCAGATGCTCCAATAGATGAAGATGTAAAAGCAAATATTGAAGTAAGTGATGCAGGAAGTGTAAAAGAAGCAGATGGAGCAACTTTAACATATTCAGTAAAACTATCAAACGCAGTTGGATCAGATGTAGAAGTAGATTTAACAACAGGTGGAGATGCTACAAGAGGTAGTGATTATGAAAATACATTACAATACTCAACAGATGGTGGAACAACATGGTTAGATGTACCAGCAACTGGAAAAGTAACTCTGCCAGCAGATGGATCTTCAGTTCTTGTAAAAGTAACAGTAAAAGATGATGCAATAACTGAAAATGATGAAACAGTAACATTAACAGCAACAACAACAGATGCACAAATTACAACACAAACTGCAACAGGAACAGGAACAATCACAGATGATAAAGGACCAGATGCTCCAATAGATGAAGATGTAAAAGCAAATATTGAAGTAAGTGATGCAGGAAGTGTAAAAGAAGCAGATGGAGCAACTTTAACATATTCAGTAAAACTATCAAACGCAGTTGGATCAGATGTAGAAGTAGATTTAACAACAGGTGGAGATGCTACAAGAGGTAGTGATTATGAAAATACATTACAATACTCAACAGATGGTGGAACAACATGGTTAGATGTACCAGCAACTGGAAAAGTAACTCTGCCAGCAGATGGATCTTCAGTTCTTGTAAAAGTAACAGTAAAAGATGATGCAATAACTGAAAATGATGAAACAGTAACATTAACAGCAACAACAACAGATGCACAAATTACAACACAAACTGCAACAGGAACAGGAACAATCACAGATGATAAAGGACCAGATGCTCCAATAGATGAAGATGTAAAAGCAAATATTGAAGTAAGTGATGCAGGAAGTGTAAAAGAAGCAGATGGAGCAACTTTAACATATTCAGTAAAACTATCAAACGCAGTTGGATCAGATGTAGAAGTAGATTTAACAACAGGTGGAGATGCTACAAGAGGTAGTGATTATGAAAATACATTACAATACTCAACAGATGGTGGAACAACATGGTTAGATGTACCAGCAACTGGAAAAGTAACTCTGCCAGCAGATGGATCTTCAGTTCTTGTAAAAGTAACAGTAAAAGATGATGCAATAACTGAAAATGATGAAACAGTAACATTAACAGCAACAACAACAGATGCACAAATTACAACACAAACTGCAACAGGAACAGGAACAATCACAGATGATAAAGGACCAGATGCTCCAATAGATGAAGATGTAAAAGCAAATATTGAAGTAAGTGATGCAGGAAGTGTAAAAGAAGCAGATGGAGCAACTTTAACATATTCAGTAAAACTATCAAACGCAGTTGGATCAGATGTAGAAGTAGATTTAACAACAGGTGGAGATGCTACAAGAGGTAGTGATTATGAAAATACATTACAATACTCAACAGATGGTGGAACAACATGGTTAGATGTACCAGCAACTGGAAAAGTAACTCTGCCAGCAGATGGATCTTCAGTTCTTGTAAAAGTAACAGTAAAAGATGATGCAATAACTGAAAATGATGAAACAGTAACATTAACAGCAACAACAACAGATGCACAAATTACAACACAAACTGCAACAGGAACAGGAACAATCACAGATGATAAAGGACCAGATGCTCCAATAGATGAAGATGTAAAAGCAAATATTGAAGTAAGTGATGCAGGAAGTGTAAAAGAAGCAGATGGAGCAACTTTAACATATTCAGTAAAACTATCAAACGCAGTTGGATCAGATGTAGAAGTAGATTTAACAACAGGTGGAGATGCTACAAGAGGTAGTGATTATGAAAATACATTACAATACTCAACAGATGGTGGAACAACATGGTTAGATGTACCAGCAACTGGAAAAGTAACTCTGCCAGCAGATGGATCTTCAGTTCTTGTAAAAGTAACAGTAAAAGATGATGCAATAACTGAAAATGATGAAACAGTAACATTAACAGCAACAACAACAGATGCACAAATTACAACACAAACTGCAACAGGAACAGGAACAATCACAGATGATAAAGGACCAGATGCTCCAATAGATGAAGATGTAAAAGCAAATATTGAAGTAAGTGATGCAGGAAGTGTAAAAGAAGCAGATGGAGCAACTTTAACATATTCAGTAAAACTATCAAACGCAGTTGGATCAGATGTAGAAGTAGATTTAACAACAGGTGGAGATGCTACAAGAGGTAGTGATTATGAAAATACATTACAATACTCAACAGATGGTGGAACAACATGGTTAGATGTACCAGCAACTGGAAAAGTAACTCTGCCAGCAGATGGATCTTCAGTTCTTGTAAAAGTAACAGTAAAAGATGATGCAATAACTGAAAATGATGAAACAGTAACATTAACAGCAACAACAACAGATGCACAAATTACAACACAAACTGCAACAGGAACAGGAACAATCACAGATGATAAAGGACCAGATGCTCCAATAGATGAAGATGTAAAAGCAAATATTGAAGTAAGTGATGCAGGAAGTGTAAAAGAAGCAGATGGAGCAACTTTAACATATTCAGTAAAACTATCAAACGCAGTTGGATCAGATGTAGAAGTAGATTTAACAACAGGTGGAGATGCTACAAGAGGTAGTGATTATGAAAATACATTACAATACTCAACAGATGGTGGAACAACATGGTTAGATGTACCAGCAACTGGAAAAGTAACTCTGCCAGCAGATGGATCTTCAGTTCTTGTAAAAGTAACAGTAAAAGATGATGCAATAACTGAAAATGATGAAACAGTAACATTAACAGCAACAACAACAGATGCACAAATTACAACACAAACTGCAACAGGAACAGGAACAATCACAGATGATAAAGGACCAGATGCTCCAATAGATGAAGATGTAAAAGCAAATATTGAAGTAAGTGATGCAGGAAGTGTAAAAGAAGCAGATGGAGCAACTTTAACATATTCAGTAAAACTATCAAACGCAGTTGGATCAGATGTAGAAGTAGATTTAACAACAGGTGGAGATGCTACAAGAGGTAGTGATTATGAAAATACATTACAATACTCAACAGATGGTGGAACAACATGGTTAGATGTACCAGCAACTGGAAAAGTAACTCTGCCAGCAGATGGATCTTCAGTTCTTGTAAAAGTAACAGTAAAAGATGATGCAATAACTGAAAATGATGAAACAGTAACATTAACAGCAACAACAACAGATGCACAAATTACAACACAAACTGCAACAGGAACAGGAACAATCACAGATGATAAAGGACCAGATGCTCCAATAGATGAAGATGTAAAAGCAAATATTGAAGTAAGTGATGCAGGAAGTGTAAAAGAAGCAGATGGAGCAACTTTAACATATTCAGTAAAACTATCAAACGCAGTTGGATCAGATGTAGAAGTAGATTTAACAACAGGTGGAGATGCTACAAGAGGTAGTGATTATGAAAATACATTACAATACTCAACAGATGGTGGAACAACATGGTTAGATGTACCAGCAACTGGAAAAGTAACTCTGCCAGCAGATGGATCTTCAGTTCTTGTAAAAGTAACAGTAAAAGATGATGCAATAACTGAAAATGATGAAACAGTAACATTAACAGCAACAACAACAGATGCACAAATTACAACACAAACTGCAACAGGAACAGGAACAATCACAGATGATAAAGGACCAGATGCTCCAATAGATGAAGATGTAAAAGCAAATATTGAAGTAAGTGATGCAGGAAGTGTAAAAGAAGCAGATGGAGCAACTTTAACATATTCAGTAAAACTATCAAACGCAGTTGGATCAGATGTAGAAGTAGATTTAACAACAGGTGGAGATGCTACAAGAGGTAGTGATTATGAAAATACATTACAATACTCAACAGATGGTGGAACAACATGGTTAGATGTACCAGCAACTGGAAAAGTAACTCTGCCAGCAGATGGATCTTCAGTTCTTGTAAAAGTAACAGTAAAAGATGATGCAATAACTGAAAATGATGAAACAGTAACATTAACAGCAACAACAACAGATGCACAAATTACAACACAAACTGCAACAGGAACAGGAACAATCACAGATGATAAAGGACCAGATGCTCCAATAGATGAAGATGTAAAAGCAAATATTGAAGTAAGTGATGCAGGAAGTGTAAAAGAAGCAGATGGAGCAACTTTAACATATTCAGTAAAACTATCAAACGCAGTTGGATCAGATGTAGAAGTAGATTTAACAACAGGTGGAGATGCTACAAGAGGTAGTGATTATGAAAATACATTACAATACTCAACAGATGGTGGAACAACATGGTTAGATGTACCAGCAACTGGAAAAGTAACTCTGCCAGCAGATGGATCTTCAGTTCTTGTAAAAGTAACAGTAAAAGATGATGCAATAACTGAAAATGATGAAACAGTAACATTAACAGCAACAACAACAGATGCACAAATTACAACACAAACTGCAACAGGAACAGGAACAATCACAGATGATAAAGGACCAGATGCTCCAATAGATGAAGATGTAAAAGCAAATATTGAAGTAAGTGATGCAGGAAGTGTAAAAGAAGCAGATGGAGCAACTTTAACATATTCAGTAAAACTATCAAACGCAGTTGGATCAGATGTAGAAGTAGATTTAACAACAGGTGGAGATGCTACAAGAGGTAGTGATTATGAAAATACATTACAATACTCAACAGATGGTGGAACAACATGGTTAGATGTACCAGCAACTGGAAAAGTAACTCTGCCAGCAGATGGATCTTCAGTTCTTGTAAAAGTAACAGTAAAAGATGATGCAATAACTGAAAATGATGAAACAGTAACATTAACAGCAACAACAACAGATGCACAAATTACAACACAAACTGCAACAGGAACAGGAACAATCACAGATGATAAAGGACCAGATGCTCCAATAGATGAAGATGTAAAAGCAAATATTGAAGTAAGTGATGCAGGAAGTGTAAAAGAAGCAGATGGAGCAACTTTAACATATTCAGTAAAACTATCAAACGCAGTTGGATCAGATGTAGAAGTAGATTTAACAACAGGTGGAGATGCTACAAGAGGTAGTGATTATGAAAATACATTACAATACTCAACAGATGGTGGAACAACATGGTTAGATGTACCAGCAACTGGAAAAGTAACTCTGCCAGCAGATGGATCTTCAGTTCTTGTAAAAGTAACAGTAAAAGATGATGCAATAACTGAAAATGATGAAACAGTAACATTAACAGCAACAACAACAGATGCACAAATTACAACACAAACTGCAACAGGAACAGGAACAATCACAGATGATAAAGGACCAGATGCTCCAATAGATGAAGATGTAAAAGCAAATATTGAAGTAAGTGATGCAGGAAGTGTAAAAGAAGCAGATGGAGCAACTTTAACATATTCAGTAAAACTATCAAACGCAGTTGGATCAGATGTAGAAGTAGATTTAACAACAGGTGGAGATGCTACAAGAGGTAGTGATTATGAAAATACATTACAATACTCAACAGATGGTGGAACAACATGGTTAGATGTACCAGCAACTGGAAAAGTAACTCTGCCAGCAGATGGATCTTCAGTTCTTGTAAAAGTAACAGTAAAAGATGATGCAATAACTGAAAATGATGAAACAGTAACATTAACAGCAACAACAACAGATGCACAAATTACAACACAAACTGCAACAGGAACAGGAACAATCACAGATGATAAAGGACCAGATGCTCCAATAGATGAAGATGTAAAAGCAAATATTGAAGTAAGTGATGCAGGAAGTGTAAAAGAAGCAGATGGAGCAACTTTAACATATTCAGTAAAACTATCAAACGCAGTTGGATCAGATGTAGAAGTAGATTTAACAACAGGTGGAGATGCTACAAGAGGTAGTGATTATGAAAATACATTACAATACTCAACAGATGGTGGAACAACATGGTTAGATGTACCAGCAACTGGAAAAGTAACTCTGCCAGCAGATGGATCTTCAGTTCTTGTAAAAGTAACAGTAAAAGATGATGCAATAACTGAAAATGATGAAACAGTAACATTAACAGCAACAACAACAGATGCACAAATTACAACACAAACTGCAACAGGAACAGGAACAATCACAGATGATAAAGGACCAGATGCTCCAATAGATGAAGATGTAAAAGCAAATATTGAAGTAAGTGATGCAGGAAGTGTAAAAGAAGCAGATGGAGCAACTTTAACATATTCAGTAAAACTATCAAACGCAGTTGGATCAGATGTAGAAGTAGATTTAACAACAGGTGGAGATGCTACAAGAGGTAGTGATTATGAAAATACATTACAATACTCAACAGATGGTGGAACAACATGGTTAGATGTACCAGCAACTGGAAAAGTAACTCTGCCAGCAGATGGATCTTCAGTTCTTGTAAAAGTAACAGTAAAAGATGATGCAATAACTGAAAATGATGAAACAGTAACATTAACAGCAACAACAACAGATGCACAAATTACAACACAAACTGCAACAGGAACAGGAACAATTTTAGATAATGATATTGCACCAATTACAGTTACAGTATCTGAAGAGGGTTTAATAAATGGTATTATCGATAATAGTGGAGTGCCAACAGATATAACAAATGAAACTAAAGTCGAAGGATATGTTAATATTAGTAACTTAACACTTTCATCAAATAAAGAGTTCTTTTTAAATATTCCAACAATATCTTTAACTTCAAATGGTGATAATATAGTTTGGCAATTAAATAATGAGAATAAAGAATTAGTTGGTAAAGTAAATGGTGAAAATGCAATAAAAATTACAATAGATAATAATGGTAAATATACAGTTGAATTGTTAAAACCAATTGATCATGCGATTAATAGTGTAGAAGATATAGAAAGTTTTGATGTGAATATAAAGTTAAAAGATGGTTCGTTTGAGACAGAAGCTAAATTAACAATCAATATTGAAGATGATATGCCAACAATTGAAACTTCATCTACAACTTGGACTCAGTCTATTGATATTCCTGATATTTTTTCAGGAAGTGTAAGTTTTGCAGGAAATGGGGGGAGTAAATCTTTGTATACATTTGCAGATGGTGCAGTAATAGTTACAGGAAAAGGATTTACAAGTAGTACAGATTTAACTCTTAAAGATTCCAATTTAAGTCAAAGTTCTGGAGGGTTAGGTGTTGCAAGTACATCATCACCTTATCATAATGTTGCAAATGAAGTTGATTTTAGAAAAACTGCTGATGGGCAAGCGGCTTCTGAAGAGTTGATTATAAAATTAGCAGCTGGAAAAATATCGTATGGTGCAAAAATTAACTTTGCATTTATGTATGGTGGAGAGTTAGAAGTTGGAGTTGCAGAGTTTTATAGAGGTGGTGTTTTAGTTTCAACACAAACATTTAGTTCAAATGCATCAAGTGGAAATTATGCTGCAAATTTTGAAGTTTTAGATGGTGGATTCGATAAAATAATTATAAAAGCAACTGATAATGGAAATAGTTTTAGCATTAAAGATAATAGTGATTTTGCTGTTACAGGAGTGCAATTCTTAGGAACAACATCAGCACAACCTATCTCTTATGCACAAGGAATAATTTCTTATGGATATGGAGCAGATGGTGCTGGAAAAATTGGATTTACTGAAGTTAGTGATATTGTTAAATTAACTAATGGAAGTTCAGTAGTAATGACCGTAACAGATAATTCTATTATCGCAAAAGATGGAAATGGTGCTTTAGTATTCCAAGTTCAATTAACTCCAAGTACAGGGAAGTGGGAATTCTATAAATATCAAGATTTCTTAATTGGTAATGGTTCTGAAGAGGTATTAGATATTAATTATAGAGTTGTTGATGCAGATGGGGATGGTGTAAATAGTTCTATTAGTATAGGAGTAAATAAATTACCAGTTTCAACAAATGATGTTATTGAACCAACTGAAGATAAATCTTATATATTACAAGTAGATGATTTTGGTACTTTAAGTAATGACATAACAAAAATTAAAATAGAAATATTACCAACAAATGGAGTTTTAAAGTTAGCAGGAGTTGTAGTTGTTGCTGGACAAGAAATAAATAAAAGTGATATATCAAGTGGAAAATTAGAATTTTTATCAAATAAGAATACAGATTTAAATAGTAATTTTATATTCAAAGTTAGTAATGGAACTTTATGGAGTACAACATCATATGAAACAAAGGTTAATGTAATTGCAGAGGCAGATAAACCAACTGCAAGTATTGATGTTACAAAAATAGTTTCTTCAATAGCTGACGATATAGTTGTTAAAGTAGGAAACAATACATATAACATTACAGAATTATTAGCAAATAAAAATGATTCTACACAATTTAAACAAAAGTCAAATGTTGGAAATAATTATGATATGGATAATGATAATACAACAAAAATTACTGTAAATGGTGGATTAAATCAAAATGATATGGTTGGTGGAACTGTAAATAATGATATCATCATTATTAATGGAGATGTAAAATTTGGTACAAATATCAATTCAACAGATGGTAATGATATTGTTGCAATCCTTGGAAATATATATGGAGGTTCATTTGCTGGTGATAATGGAACAGATTATTTATATCTAGGAAAACCTATGAGTAAATATGAAATTCTAAATTATAATGGATATGAGCAAGGTCACCCTGATATGGATTTCCAATTAAAAGATAAAGATACAGGTGGTAT
The genomic region above belongs to Arcobacter ellisii and contains:
- a CDS encoding Calx-beta domain-containing protein, giving the protein MKLTIKSDGQSKVVDLDKDLQFNVNKGEQYIFSNGFTSYVLNFKDNQQSVELTFKVDGKTIKVDLKGIVPLLQENVEGLQNPTLVIINKNANEKDVDNIVDNAEFNGSEIIDRLEALISNPVDLGANNSDKLAIISDFQSLIETLDAAAAGGEQGNATANGSSFNSIFGTIEDSLNGIADSAVWENLTESISTTPVETGNTVATILPIELINVNVKLEGINTSVIEGKNASYRITLTDDDGNVIVTTEDMVITFTYTYTTASGEDITEVGSVTIPAGQSEITFEISTVDDNLTEDIESFNISIDTASNQEQFDSVTIDKTPVTTTITDDKGPDAPIDEDVKANIEVSDAGSVKEADGATLTYSVKLSNAVGSDVEVDLTTGGDATRGSDYENTLQYSTDGGTTWLDVPATGKVTLPADGSSVLVKVTVKDDAITENDETVTLTATTTDAQITTQTATGTGTITDDKGPDAPIDEDVKANIEVSDAGSVKEADGATLTYSVKLSNAVGSDVEVDLTTGGDATRGSDYENTLQYSTDGGTTWLDVPATGKVTLPADGSSVLVKVTVKDDAITENDETVTLTATTTDAQITTQTATGTGTITDDKGPDAPIDEDVKANIEVSDAGSVKEADGATLTYSVKLSNAVGSDVEVDLTTGGDATRGSDYENTLQYSTDGGTTWLDVPATGKVTLPADGSSVLVKVTVKDDAITENDETVTLTATTTDAQITTQTATGTGTITDDKGPDAPIDEDVKANIEVSDAGSVKEADGATLTYSVKLSNAVGSDVEVDLTTGGDATRGSDYENTLQYSTDGGTTWLDVPATGKVTLPADGSSVLVKVTVKDDAITENDETVTLTATTTDAQITTQTATGTGTITDDKGPDAPIDEDVKANIEVSDAGSVKEADGATLTYSVKLSNAVGSDVEVDLTTGGDATRGSDYENTLQYSTDGGTTWLDVPATGKVTLPADGSSVLVKVTVKDDAITENDETVTLTATTTDAQITTQTATGTGTITDDKGPDAPIDEDVKANIEVSDAGSVKEADGATLTYSVKLSNAVGSDVEVDLTTGGDATRGSDYENTLQYSTDGGTTWLDVPATGKVTLPADGSSVLVKVTVKDDAITENDETVTLTATTTDAQITTQTATGTGTITDDKGPDAPIDEDVKANIEVSDAGSVKEADGATLTYSVKLSNAVGSDVEVDLTTGGDATRGSDYENTLQYSTDGGTTWLDVPATGKVTLPADGSSVLVKVTVKDDAITENDETVTLTATTTDAQITTQTATGTGTITDDKGPDAPIDEDVKANIEVSDAGSVKEADGATLTYSVKLSNAVGSDVEVDLTTGGDATRGSDYENTLQYSTDGGTTWLDVPATGKVTLPADGSSVLVKVTVKDDAITENDETVTLTATTTDAQITTQTATGTGTITDDKGPDAPIDEDVKANIEVSDAGSVKEADGATLTYSVKLSNAVGSDVEVDLTTGGDATRGSDYENTLQYSTDGGTTWLDVPATGKVTLPADGSSVLVKVTVKDDAITENDETVTLTATTTDAQITTQTATGTGTITDDKGPDAPIDEDVKANIEVSDAGSVKEADGATLTYSVKLSNAVGSDVEVDLTTGGDATRGSDYENTLQYSTDGGTTWLDVPATGKVTLPADGSSVLVKVTVKDDAITENDETVTLTATTTDAQITTQTATGTGTITDDKGPDAPIDEDVKANIEVSDAGSVKEADGATLTYSVKLSNAVGSDVEVDLTTGGDATRGSDYENTLQYSTDGGTTWLDVPATGKVTLPADGSSVLVKVTVKDDAITENDETVTLTATTTDAQITTQTATGTGTITDDKGPDAPIDEDVKANIEVSDAGSVKEADGATLTYSVKLSNAVGSDVEVDLTTGGDATRGSDYENTLQYSTDGGTTWLDVPATGKVTLPADGSSVLVKVTVKDDAITENDETVTLTATTTDAQITTQTATGTGTITDDKGPDAPIDEDVKANIEVSDAGSVKEADGATLTYSVKLSNAVGSDVEVDLTTGGDATRGSDYENTLQYSTDGGTTWLDVPATGKVTLPADGSSVLVKVTVKDDAITENDETVTLTATTTDAQITTQTATGTGTITDDKGPDAPIDEDVKANIEVSDAGSVKEADGATLTYSVKLSNAVGSDVEVDLTTGGDATRGSDYENTLQYSTDGGTTWLDVPATGKVTLPADGSSVLVKVTVKDDAITENDETVTLTATTTDAQITTQTATGTGTITDDKGPDAPIDEDVKANIEVSDAGSVKEADGATLTYSVKLSNAVGSDVEVDLTTGGDATRGSDYENTLQYSTDGGTTWLDVPATGKVTLPADGSSVLVKVTVKDDAITENDETVTLTATTTDAQITTQTATGTGTITDDKGPDAPIDEDVKANIEVSDAGSVKEADGATLTYSVKLSNAVGSDVEVDLTTGGDATRGSDYENTLQYSTDGGTTWLDVPATGKVTLPADGSSVLVKVTVKDDAITENDETVTLTATTTDAQITTQTATGTGTITDDKGPDAPIDEDVKANIEVSDAGSVKEADGATLTYSVKLSNAVGSDVEVDLTTGGDATRGSDYENTLQYSTDGGTTWLDVPATGKVTLPADGSSVLVKVTVKDDAITENDETVTLTATTTDAQITTQTATGTGTITDDKGPDAPIDEDVKANIEVSDAGSVKEADGATLTYSVKLSNAVGSDVEVDLTTGGDATRGSDYENTLQYSTDGGTTWLDVPATGKVTLPADGSSVLVKVTVKDDAITENDETVTLTATTTDAQITTQTATGTGTITDDKGPDAPIDEDVKANIEVSDAGSVKEADGATLTYSVKLSNAVGSDVEVDLTTGGDATRGSDYENTLQYSTDGGTTWLDVPATGKVTLPADGSSVLVKVTVKDDAITENDETVTLTATTTDAQITTQTATGTGTITDDKGPDAPIDEDVKANIEVSDAGSVKEADGATLTYSVKLSNAVGSDVEVDLTTGGDATRGSDYENTLQYSTDGGTTWLDVPATGKVTLPADGSSVLVKVTVKDDAITENDETVTLTATTTDAQITTQTATGTGTITDDKGPDAPIDEDVKANIEVSDAGSVKEADGATLTYSVKLSNAVGSDVEVDLTTGGDATRGSDYENTLQYSTDGGTTWLDVPATGKVTLPADGSSVLVKVTVKDDAITENDETVTLTATTTDAQITTQTATGTGTITDDKGPDAPIDEDVKANIEVSDAGSVKEADGATLTYSVKLSNAVGSDVEVDLTTGGDATRGSDYENTLQYSTDGGTTWLDVPATGKVTLPADGSSVLVKVTVKDDAITENDETVTLTATTTDAQITTQTATGTGTITDDKGPDAPIDEDVKANIEVSDAGSVKEADGATLTYSVKLSNAVGSDVEVDLTTGGDATRGSDYENTLQYSTDGGTTWLDVPATGKVTLPADGSSVLVKVTVKDDAITENDETVTLTATTTDAQITTQTATGTGTITDDKGPDAPIDEDVKANIEVSDAGSVKEADGATLTYSVKLSNAVGSDVEVDLTTGGDATRGSDYENTLQYSTDGGTTWLDVPATGKVTLPADGSSVLVKVTVKDDAITENDETVTLTATTTDAQITTQTATGTGTITDDKGPDAPIDEDVKANIEVSDAGSVKEADGATLTYSVKLSNAVGSDVEVDLTTGGDATRGSDYENTLQYSTDGGTTWLDVPATGKVTLPADGSSVLVKVTVKDDAITENDETVTLTATTTDAQITTQTATGTGTITDDKGPDAPIDEDVKANIEVSDAGSVKEADGATLTYSVKLSNAVGSDVEVDLTTGGDATRGSDYENTLQYSTDGGTTWLDVPATGKVTLPADGSSVLVKVTVKDDAITENDETVTLTATTTDAQITTQTATGTGTITDDKGPDAPIDEDVKANIEVSDAGSVKEADGATLTYSVKLSNAVGSDVEVDLTTGGDATRGSDYENTLQYSTDGGTTWLDVPATGKVTLPADGSSVLVKVTVKDDAITENDETVTLTATTTDAQITTQTATGTGTITDDKGPDAPIDEDVKANIEVSDAGSVKEADGATLTYSVKLSNAVGSDVEVDLTTGGDATRGSDYENTLQYSTDGGTTWLDVPATGKVTLPADGSSVLVKVTVKDDAITENDETVTLTATTTDAQITTQTATGTGTITDDKGPDAPIDEDVKANIEVSDAGSVKEADGATLTYSVKLSNAVGSDVEVDLTTGGDATRGSDYENTLQYSTDGGTTWLDVPATGKVTLPADGSSVLVKVTVKDDAITENDETVTLTATTTDAQITTQTATGTGTILDNDIAPITVTVSEEGLINGIIDNSGVPTDITNETKVEGYVNISNLTLSSNKEFFLNIPTISLTSNGDNIVWQLNNENKELVGKVNGENAIKITIDNNGKYTVELLKPIDHAINSVEDIESFDVNIKLKDGSFETEAKLTINIEDDMPTIETSSTTWTQSIDIPDIFSGSVSFAGNGGSKSLYTFADGAVIVTGKGFTSSTDLTLKDSNLSQSSGGLGVASTSSPYHNVANEVDFRKTADGQAASEELIIKLAAGKISYGAKINFAFMYGGELEVGVAEFYRGGVLVSTQTFSSNASSGNYAANFEVLDGGFDKIIIKATDNGNSFSIKDNSDFAVTGVQFLGTTSAQPISYAQGIISYGYGADGAGKIGFTEVSDIVKLTNGSSVVMTVTDNSIIAKDGNGALVFQVQLTPSTGKWEFYKYQDFLIGNGSEEVLDINYRVVDADGDGVNSSISIGVNKLPVSTNDVIEPTEDKSYILQVDDFGTLSNDITKIKIEILPTNGVLKLAGVVVVAGQEINKSDISSGKLEFLSNKNTDLNSNFIFKVSNGTLWSTTSYETKVNVIAEADKPTASIDVTKIVSSIADDIVVKVGNNTYNITELLANKNDSTQFKQKSNVGNNYDMDNDNTTKITVNGGLNQNDMVGGTVNNDIIIINGDVKFGTNINSTDGNDIVAILGNIYGGSFAGDNGTDYLYLGKPMSKYEILNYNGYEQGHPDMDFQLKDKDTGGILVVNNIEGIIFADGNTFGKVNVVANTTVEYSVDLSAALTDTDGSETLTAIITGVPAGATFDSQFVINDNGVWKIVIPENATSINYTDVKMTVPLSVGAFTLKIEATATEKSNNHSASAYDSDAIVYAINETNTLTFGKATTNLLFTLDVSGSMKDIVKNSSGISTTRFEIAKASIISTINAYKANGTTEVNLTLFNSGGKNIGWKTADEAIDYLSKLTMDTSGNIKYNGSSISGLTDKYTDYYDGLNATMSINFTGHKADNTVAYFLSDGVPNENKNKIDQDSDATIVAWKNYVNANINTLYVVGVGAGAQEAPLKIIQVQEGDKVIMATTDATLGDTLLGTITASISGSVADNIFGGDGIKTIDSIIVDGREYTKTTFPTDGVALDGDGKLVFNFDTGAYTYTGKSSEFTSDTTKTFKVNVSDEDGDKASLDVNIKINVNDSQYLENKAPIAYITNDGSPLLGMIDVNVANLIKLQSNQMFAVYDQDDNIKSVKISSGGLLSSLLGPITGKLVFNFDSSVNVEGFKINGIGTDSLTIVANDADGATTAQFNTLLSKIKMDYSGLLDSLLGTNVDVFGKLSIVVEDTEGLKDSKTSANLIDLELLVSNNNTEENVNLMEEDIDLTQYVTKDTNIVSFENSKLDKITIELKDILIQEDKELIVKGDKGDIVQLDTPSDWSNVGKEQLDGVNYKVYTGTGVNSTIKLLIDDDIDVTPNI